A window of the Gemmatimonadota bacterium genome harbors these coding sequences:
- a CDS encoding cbb3-type cytochrome c oxidase subunit I, translating to MSTPVVASPEGFELPEGQRRVIRWMIYLAFFALSIGILNGLGQALNYARIDILQYFPRMRTYHQGLTVHGVVNAIVFTFAFSNGFLALTTARALARPLNGGLLWAAFGSMVMGFLLAAFAMATGRASVLYTFYPPLMAHWSYYLGLALLVVSTWIIAVALFVALAGWRGENPRQRIPLLAFISTATYAMWCLASIGIAVEVVALLLPWSLGLVENVDPLLSRTLFWYSGHPIVYFWLLPAYVSWYAMVPKHAGGELFSDSLTRVVFVLFLLLSIPTGFHHQYADPGIATGMKAVHATLTFGVFFSSLITAFSIMYALEIGARRRGEKGLVSWFLKLDWKNPALLAQILAMLTFTLGGITRLINASYNLNQVIHNTAWIPGHFHMTVGSAVTLSFMGIAYWLVPYLTRRELVGRGLARAQAWLYALGVLIMARGLISGGLNGMPRRTLIMEAPYDDATWRLAGMLTGLGGTLMFVGGMLFFFVLVGTALFGKKMMGTVDIPFTVTHEGPATTGWAVKLDRYRYWVLATIILILIAYGPFLVSYLPGNFTSPGYQLF from the coding sequence ATGAGCACGCCGGTCGTCGCGAGTCCCGAAGGATTCGAGCTCCCCGAGGGCCAACGCCGCGTCATCCGCTGGATGATCTATCTGGCCTTCTTCGCCCTTTCGATCGGCATCCTGAACGGCCTCGGGCAGGCGCTCAACTACGCCAGAATCGACATTCTGCAGTATTTCCCGAGGATGCGGACCTACCATCAGGGGCTGACGGTGCATGGCGTCGTGAACGCCATCGTCTTCACCTTCGCTTTTTCGAACGGATTCCTCGCGCTGACGACCGCCCGGGCGCTCGCGCGGCCGCTCAACGGAGGGCTGCTCTGGGCCGCCTTCGGATCGATGGTCATGGGCTTCCTCCTCGCCGCCTTCGCGATGGCGACGGGCCGTGCCTCGGTCCTCTACACCTTCTATCCGCCCCTCATGGCGCACTGGAGCTATTACCTGGGGCTGGCGCTCCTGGTGGTGAGCACCTGGATCATCGCGGTCGCGCTCTTCGTCGCCCTCGCCGGCTGGAGAGGGGAGAATCCGCGACAACGAATCCCTCTTCTCGCCTTCATCTCGACCGCCACGTACGCGATGTGGTGCCTGGCATCGATCGGGATTGCGGTCGAGGTCGTGGCACTCCTCCTCCCCTGGTCTCTCGGGCTCGTCGAGAATGTGGATCCGCTTCTCAGTCGGACCCTCTTCTGGTATTCCGGCCACCCAATCGTCTACTTCTGGCTCCTTCCGGCCTACGTCTCCTGGTACGCGATGGTGCCGAAGCACGCCGGAGGCGAGCTCTTCAGCGACTCGCTCACCCGGGTCGTTTTTGTGCTCTTCCTCCTCCTCTCGATCCCGACTGGATTCCACCACCAGTACGCGGACCCAGGAATTGCCACGGGGATGAAAGCGGTGCACGCGACGCTCACTTTCGGCGTCTTTTTTTCCTCGCTCATCACGGCGTTTTCGATCATGTACGCCCTGGAGATCGGAGCGCGCCGGCGCGGAGAAAAGGGGCTGGTGAGCTGGTTTCTCAAGCTCGACTGGAAGAATCCGGCCCTCCTGGCCCAGATCCTGGCGATGCTCACCTTCACCCTCGGCGGCATCACGAGGCTCATCAACGCTTCGTACAATCTGAATCAGGTCATCCACAACACGGCGTGGATCCCCGGGCACTTCCACATGACCGTCGGCTCGGCGGTCACTCTTTCCTTCATGGGGATCGCATACTGGCTCGTCCCCTACCTGACTCGCCGGGAGCTCGTCGGGCGTGGGCTCGCCCGGGCGCAGGCTTGGCTCTACGCGCTCGGGGTCCTCATCATGGCGCGAGGTCTGATTTCGGGAGGGCTCAACGGCATGCCCCGCCGCACCCTGATCATGGAGGCACCTTATGACGACGCCACATGGCGCCTCGCGGGGATGCTCACCGGGCTCGGCGGAACCCTGATGTTCGTGGGTGGAATGCTCTTTTTCTTCGTCCTCGTGGGAACCGCCCTTTTTGGCAAGAAGATGATGGGCACCGTGGACATTCCGTTCACGGTCACGCACGAAGGGCCGGCGACGACCGGATGGGCGGTCAAACTCGACCGTTACCGATACTGGGTCCTCGCGACCATCATCCTGATCTTGATCGCCTACGGGCCCTTCCTGGTTTCGTACCTCCCCGGAAACTTCACCTCCCCGGGATATCAACTCTTCTAG
- a CDS encoding serine hydrolase domain-containing protein yields MYRSGFLRMSAALTMLAALGTASVGARGAAGQSIPMASPESVGMSSERLENLTATLQRYIDTDMIAGAVSLVARDGKVVHYGAQGHRYVEGNDPMPTDAIFVIMSMTKPIVSTALMMLFEEGHFLLDDPISKFMPEFENKTVLVESDEGWSRVPAERPVTFRHVLTHTAGVDPPNSALTEEEREASRRRSTLEETISSEGPLPLAFQPGEAWNYGSSTDYVALLVERISGQPLERFLQERIFNPLGMVDTHYNVPAEKVDRVAAVYSPSGPGNTIELSRAPEPRAPTSYFGGVAGLSSTAADYFRFAQMILNGGELDGVRILSPTTVNLMISNHTGNLPIYIRGADAYGFGLGFSMITDPAKAFETLTPGSFGWGGAWGTVFWIDPTERTISIMMIQISSYSHFNIRRDFPNMVQQAIVESYHGGSQVVRGYQSIER; encoded by the coding sequence ATGTACCGATCTGGCTTCCTCCGCATGAGCGCTGCTCTCACGATGCTCGCTGCCCTCGGAACCGCCTCCGTCGGCGCCCGTGGAGCCGCGGGTCAGTCCATCCCGATGGCTTCGCCCGAAAGCGTCGGCATGTCCTCGGAGCGACTCGAAAACCTGACGGCCACGCTACAGCGCTACATTGACACGGACATGATCGCGGGTGCGGTGAGTCTCGTGGCGAGGGACGGAAAAGTCGTCCACTACGGAGCGCAGGGGCATCGTTACGTGGAAGGGAACGATCCGATGCCGACCGACGCGATCTTCGTGATCATGTCCATGACCAAGCCGATCGTGAGCACTGCCCTCATGATGCTCTTCGAGGAAGGCCATTTCCTTCTCGACGATCCGATCTCGAAGTTCATGCCGGAGTTCGAGAACAAGACGGTGCTGGTGGAGTCGGACGAAGGGTGGAGCCGGGTTCCCGCAGAGCGCCCAGTCACCTTCCGCCACGTCCTGACACACACGGCGGGCGTGGACCCGCCGAATTCCGCGCTCACCGAAGAAGAGAGGGAGGCCTCGCGCCGCCGTTCCACGCTCGAGGAGACGATCTCCTCCGAGGGTCCGCTCCCCCTCGCCTTCCAACCGGGAGAAGCGTGGAACTACGGAAGTTCGACGGACTACGTCGCTCTCCTGGTGGAGCGAATCTCGGGGCAGCCCCTCGAGCGGTTCCTCCAGGAACGGATCTTCAACCCGCTCGGGATGGTGGACACGCACTACAACGTCCCCGCGGAAAAGGTGGACCGAGTGGCCGCCGTCTACAGTCCGAGCGGCCCCGGGAACACGATCGAGCTGAGCCGGGCGCCGGAGCCGCGCGCGCCGACCTCGTATTTCGGCGGCGTCGCGGGACTCTCATCCACCGCGGCAGACTACTTCCGCTTCGCGCAGATGATTCTGAACGGCGGTGAGCTCGACGGCGTGCGGATCCTGAGCCCGACCACCGTGAACCTCATGATCTCGAATCACACCGGGAACCTGCCGATCTACATCCGCGGGGCGGACGCCTACGGTTTCGGGCTCGGGTTCAGCATGATCACGGATCCGGCGAAGGCCTTCGAAACCCTGACGCCGGGCTCCTTCGGATGGGGTGGCGCCTGGGGTACCGTGTTCTGGATCGACCCCACCGAGAGGACGATCAGCATCATGATGATCCAGATTTCGTCTTACTCGCACTTCAACATCCGCCGCGACTTCCCGAACATGGTCCAGCAGGCGATCGTCGAGAGCTACCACGGCGGATCGCAAGTTGTTCGGGGCTACCAGTCGATCGAGCGGTAG
- a CDS encoding NADPH-dependent F420 reductase, producing the protein MRNTAAKGRSRGWRLLMWAAFGALGLSCAASELQAQDPPAIAENRALTVGLIGAGNMGGPLGQLLAAAGHQVVYSSRNPAELIELVQSAAPRAAAAFPDAAAVFADVVILAVPPSAIPQLGEDIGHLLVGKVVIDITNPRLDRDGPITNEWLEMGTGMAMAQYLPGARMVKAFNTLGANMLGNSVRPDGRIGVPIAGDDPDAVAIVTAIVRDAGFDPVVVGPLARAKDFDRGTPVWVTGMTGAEVREALGLPPGT; encoded by the coding sequence ATGAGAAACACCGCGGCGAAGGGCCGGTCTCGAGGGTGGCGACTTCTCATGTGGGCGGCGTTCGGCGCGCTCGGTCTCTCCTGCGCGGCGTCGGAACTTCAGGCCCAGGACCCACCCGCGATCGCCGAGAATCGGGCGCTCACCGTGGGACTCATCGGGGCCGGGAACATGGGGGGGCCTCTGGGGCAACTCCTCGCGGCAGCCGGCCACCAGGTTGTTTATTCCTCTCGAAATCCGGCGGAGCTCATCGAGCTCGTGCAGTCGGCCGCGCCCCGGGCGGCCGCGGCGTTCCCGGACGCGGCCGCGGTCTTCGCGGATGTCGTGATTCTCGCGGTTCCCCCGAGCGCTATTCCCCAGCTGGGCGAAGACATCGGGCATCTCCTCGTGGGAAAGGTCGTGATCGACATCACCAATCCGCGGCTGGACCGGGACGGCCCGATCACCAACGAGTGGCTGGAGATGGGGACCGGAATGGCGATGGCCCAATACCTTCCAGGCGCCCGGATGGTGAAGGCGTTCAATACGTTGGGCGCGAACATGCTCGGAAACTCGGTCCGCCCCGATGGTCGCATCGGCGTGCCGATCGCGGGGGACGACCCGGACGCCGTCGCGATCGTCACGGCGATCGTGCGGGACGCGGGCTTCGACCCCGTCGTCGTCGGGCCCCTCGCCCGCGCGAAGGACTTCGACCGCGGCACCCCGGTCTGGGTGACGGGGATGACGGGGGCGGAGGTCAGGGAAGCGTTGGGGCTTCCACCGGGAACCTGA
- a CDS encoding serine hydrolase domain-containing protein, with product MSRRRAMVLVRFWLLVLLAAPFAAGPAAAQGGTGVATTQWPTLADQVGNSDDFTAEGLTALNARMREAVEKGEVAGLAHILLKDGEVVTFDMWGAQSFGGPPITEETIYRIRSMTKPIVGVAMMQLYEQGLWRPEDPITKFLPEMANLRVVVDPADLSNTVPVTRAPNMNELMTHTAGFGYGLSAANAVDRAFQEDSPSSRPDLDGVVSRTAEIPLLFQPGERWSYSIAVDLQGAIVERLTGQSLGEYLEEHIFGPLGMEDTGFAVPEADRGHFATVSQRNSQTAEHAVYPDAYSFFERTTAESGGGGLVSTTHDYARFAQMLLNEGELDGARILDPASIALMMTNHIGDLRGVFGGGGFGYGGRVVTAAPENGIGEPVGSFSWFGIDGTWMWIDPVNDLAYIGMIQRRGGGGQGAVNFRGESPVLVYGALRR from the coding sequence ATGTCACGCAGGCGCGCGATGGTACTGGTGCGGTTCTGGCTTCTCGTTCTCCTGGCCGCTCCCTTCGCCGCCGGCCCCGCCGCCGCGCAGGGGGGCACCGGAGTCGCGACGACGCAGTGGCCGACCCTGGCCGACCAGGTCGGCAACTCGGACGACTTCACGGCCGAGGGACTCACCGCCCTCAACGCCCGCATGCGGGAAGCGGTGGAGAAGGGGGAGGTCGCCGGGCTCGCGCACATTCTCCTCAAGGACGGCGAAGTCGTGACCTTCGACATGTGGGGCGCCCAGAGCTTCGGGGGTCCGCCGATCACGGAGGAAACGATCTACCGCATTCGTTCGATGACCAAGCCCATCGTCGGCGTCGCGATGATGCAGCTTTACGAACAGGGGCTGTGGAGGCCCGAAGATCCGATTACGAAGTTTCTCCCGGAGATGGCGAATCTCCGGGTGGTCGTGGACCCGGCCGACCTTTCGAACACGGTTCCGGTGACCCGCGCTCCGAACATGAACGAGCTGATGACCCACACGGCGGGATTCGGATACGGACTCAGCGCGGCGAACGCGGTGGACCGCGCCTTTCAGGAGGATTCTCCGTCGTCCCGCCCCGACTTGGACGGGGTGGTAAGCCGGACCGCCGAGATCCCGCTCCTCTTTCAGCCGGGTGAACGTTGGTCCTATTCGATCGCCGTGGATCTCCAGGGCGCGATCGTCGAACGGCTTACGGGACAGTCCCTCGGCGAGTACCTCGAGGAACACATCTTCGGGCCGCTCGGGATGGAGGACACCGGATTCGCGGTGCCGGAGGCGGACCGGGGCCACTTCGCGACGGTCTCCCAGCGAAACAGCCAGACTGCCGAACACGCGGTCTATCCCGATGCGTACAGCTTTTTCGAGCGGACCACGGCCGAATCGGGCGGCGGTGGGCTCGTTTCCACCACACACGACTACGCCCGCTTCGCGCAGATGCTCCTGAACGAAGGCGAGCTCGATGGGGCGCGCATCCTGGATCCTGCGAGCATTGCGCTGATGATGACCAATCACATCGGCGACCTGCGGGGCGTTTTTGGCGGAGGCGGATTCGGATACGGGGGACGCGTGGTGACAGCGGCTCCGGAAAACGGAATCGGCGAGCCCGTTGGGTCCTTCTCCTGGTTCGGAATCGACGGGACCTGGATGTGGATCGATCCGGTGAA